GCGTGAAGCCGGGCGGTACTTCGTCGAAGCCATCATGCCAGGTGATCTTCTCGCCGTGCGGTTCGAGCGTCTGGCTCTGGACGTCGCGCAGCCGCTCGCTGGTTTCGACGAGATGCACGGTCATGGCGTCGAAAAGCGGTGGAGCGATGCGGGAGATGACGCGCAGCATGTCTGATATCATGGTGCCGCGGCCGGGGCCGATCTCGACGAGGCGCACATCAGTCGGTGTGCCATGGCGCTGCCACGCATGGACGATGAAGACGCCGATCATCTCGCCGAAGATCTGGCTGACCTCCGGCGCGGTGACGAAATCACCGGAACGGCCGAAGGGCTCGCGGGTGCGGTAATAGCCGTGTTCGGGGTCTGCCAGGCAGAGCGAGAAATAATCGGTGACGCTGATCGGGCCGTTGGCCTGGATAATCGCCTTGATCTTTTCGCCTAGAGCGGTGGTCATGTCGCGCGTCCTGCCGTTTTCAGAGCTGCAGCGCAGCCTGGCGGCGAGCCCGCAGCATCGCCCAGAGGCCAAGCAGGATCATCGGGGAGGAGAGCACCATGCCCATGGTCAGCCAGTTCGTGCCGAGAAGGTAACCGAGCTGGGCATCAGGCTCGCGGAAGAATTCGACGAAGATGCGTGACAGCGCATAACCGCAGACGAAGACGCCTGTAATGAAGCCGGGGCTTTTCAGCGCGCGCAAGCCATAGACGAAGGCGGCCAGCACCAGGAGCAGAACGATGCCTTCGAGGCCGGCTTCGTAAAGCTGGCTCGGATGGCGGGCGAAGGGACCGCCGGTCGGGAAGACCACGGCCCAGGGCACGTCGGTCAACCGGCCCCACAGTTCGCCATTGATGAAATTGGCGATGCGGCCGAAGAACAGGCCGAAGGGAACGACGGCGGCGACGATGTCGAACAGGCTCCAGACCGGGATGGCGTTGCGGCGGGCAAAGAGGATCATCGCGATCGTCGTGCCGGTCAGACCGCCGTGGAAGGACATGCCGCCATTCCAGATCTCCAGCGCACGGACGGGACTGCGCAGGACGGCGGGGAGATCATAGAAGAAAATATAGCCGAGACGACCGCCGAGGACGACGCCAAGCGCTGCCCAGACGATGAAATCGTCGAGCTGCGTCTTTGATATCGGCGAGACGTTGCCGGGCCAGAGACTGTCATTGGCGGCGATGCGGCGCGCATAGGCCCAGCCGAGCAGGATGCCGGCGACGTAAGCGAGACCGTACCAGTGAATCGCCAGCGGACCGATCGAAAAGGCGATCGGATCGATATCCGGGAAAGGCATGATGGCAAGGAGATCGGCTGCTGTCGGCAAGGTTTTCCACCCGTTGAGTTGCGCGGAACATGCCGCTGCGATCCCGGACGGTCAAGTC
The nucleotide sequence above comes from Rhizobium indicum. Encoded proteins:
- the lgt gene encoding prolipoprotein diacylglyceryl transferase, whose amino-acid sequence is MPTAADLLAIMPFPDIDPIAFSIGPLAIHWYGLAYVAGILLGWAYARRIAANDSLWPGNVSPISKTQLDDFIVWAALGVVLGGRLGYIFFYDLPAVLRSPVRALEIWNGGMSFHGGLTGTTIAMILFARRNAIPVWSLFDIVAAVVPFGLFFGRIANFINGELWGRLTDVPWAVVFPTGGPFARHPSQLYEAGLEGIVLLLVLAAFVYGLRALKSPGFITGVFVCGYALSRIFVEFFREPDAQLGYLLGTNWLTMGMVLSSPMILLGLWAMLRARRQAALQL